The Dehalococcoidales bacterium genome includes the window CACTAAAGCCTGCCTCTTCCAGTAGCTCCCGCATCTCCCCGAACGAATAGCACTTGCCCTCGGACAGCACCATTAATAGCACGGAGTATTCCGCCACGGAAAGCGGGCCGGTCCTGGCTTTATTGATATGGGCGTCATGGAGGATGATGATGCCGCCCGGACTTAAGTTTTCATAGGAGTTTTTCAGGATGGTGCGGACCTCCGGCAGGTCCCAATCGTGCAAAACGTGGGAGATAAAGTGGACGTCATAGCCGCCGGGCAGGCGGTCCTTAAAGACATCCCCCGCCGCCACCCCGATTTTCTTGTCCAGCCCCAGCTTTTTCAAGGAATAGCGCGCCACCCCGTCCACCGGGGGTTTTTCAAAGACGGCCGCTTTCAGGCGGGGGTAAGCCGTCACCAGCGCCGCGGCGTAAATGCCAGACGCCCCGCCGATATCCAGGAGTTTTTTATAGTCGGTCAAGTCTATAGCTTTCATCACCCCGCCCGCCAGGTACGCCCCCCGGCTGTTCATGCCGGCGGTAAAACCCGCCGCGAAAGCGTCGTCGGCCATGGAGGCCGCCCAGTCCTTGCCGGTCTTGGCGGCGGCCCAGTTGGCCGGTTTGCCGGTGCGCAGCACCTTTTCGATATCCAGGCACACCGGGCGGTCTTTCAGGGAGCTGACGTAGGAGGTCAAATCAAAGCCGGACTCATGGGTAAGGTAGGATTCAGCGGTATCCGTAAGGTAAAATTTCCGGTCTTTAGTTTTCAGCAATCCGTAGGCTTTGAACAGCGTCAGCATCACATCCGCGGGGCGCTCTTTGATATTGAAGGCGCGGCAAATGCCGCCCAGGTCCAGGGGGCGTTCGCTGAGCCGGTTAAAAAAGTCCAAATAGCTTACCGCGGTGATAAAGAGGTCGGCGGCAAAGGCGCTTTCCCGCAGGCCGATGACCCTGGCGGGGGAAAGGGGGGGGATAGCGAACCGGTCAGTCTCCATTATCCAGCCTTGTCCTTACGGGCCAGCTTGCGCACGCGGGCGACGATGTCCTGCTTTTCAATAAAGTTGGTGGTGTACTCGCCGCTGGTGAAGGTCTTGTCCTCCAGCGCCACGCGGTGGAAAGGCAGGTTGGTCTGGATGCCTTCAACTATTATCTCGTCCAGGGCGCACCTCATGCGCTGGATGGCTTCCTCCCTGCTCTTGCCGAAGGTCATCACTTTGCACAGGAGGGGGTCGTAGTAGAACGGCACGGTATAGCCCTGGTAAATGCCCTCGTCGATGCGCAGGCCGGGGCCGTGGGGCAAATACAGCCGGGTTATCTGGCCGGGGGAGGGGAGAAAGTTCTGGGCCACGTTTTCCGCGGTGATGCGGCACTCGATGGACCAGGCCTTGCGGCTGATATCGTCCTGGGTAAAAGAAAGCTGCTCCCCGGCGGCTATTTTTATCTGCTCTTTGACGATGTCCACGTCCGTGACCAGCTCGGTAACGCAGTGCTCCACCTGGAGGCGGGTATTGACCTCGTTAAAGTAGAAATCCTGGGTCTTGGGGATATAGAAAAACTCCACCGTCATGGCGTTGACGTATTTCATGGCCAGGGCGATATCCAGGGCGGCGGCGCCCATTTTCATGCGGAGGTGGGGGGACAATATGGAGCAGGGCGCCTCCTCGATAAGCTTCTGGAAACGCCGCTGGATAGAGCAGTCGCGCTCGCCGAGGTGGATGACGTTGCCGTACTTGTCCGCCAGCACCTGGAACTCGATGTGCTTGATATTGGTGAGGTATTTCTCCAGGTAGAAGGAAGAAACGCCGAAGAGTTTGCGGCCCCGCCCCTCCACGGACTGCACGGCCCTGGCCAGCTCTTTATCATCGTGGGCGACGGTCATGCCGATGCCGCCGCCGCCCCCGGAAGGTTTGACGACGATGGGGTAACCGATGCCGGCGGCCGCTTCCTGCACCTGCTTGTAGCCTTCCACCGTGCCGTTGAGCAGGATATGGTCGTGGCCGGGCACGACGGGGATATTCAGCAGCTTCATCAGGTTGCGGGCGGCGTGCTTGGGCTTGACCTTGTACATGGCCTGGCTGGGGGGGCCGATAAAGGCCATGCCCCGCTGCTCGCACATCTCCGCGAACTCCGGGTTTTCCGCCAGAAAGCCATAGCCGGGGTGGATGGCGTCGGCCTTGCAGGTCTTAGCCACCTCCAGAATCTTTTCCGCGTTGAGGTAGCTTAGCATCGTTTCCGCCGGCCCGATGGGATAGGCTTCATCGGCCAGACGCACGTGCAGCGAGTCTTTGTCCGCGTCCGAATACACGGCGACGGTGCGGATGCCCATCACCCGGCAGGTGCGGATAATGCGCACGGTGATTTCACCGCGGTTGGCTATCAGGATTTTCTTAAACAAATGCTATTCTCCTTGGCAGCGGGATGAAAGTAACATGTTTTTTCTTGCCGGTCAATCAATTGTATTTATGTGACATATTATATCTTATAAGCAGCGGTGAGTCTATGGGTAGGGCGCAAACGGGCAAATCAGTGGAAATAGAGGCAGCGGAGACTGCGCAGCTCCCGGAAGCCCCCAAATTGATTTTTCCCGTAGTTTATGATTAAATTGTAAGGTTGAAAGGGGTACGCAGATGCAGGAACTTAAAATTAAGGCCACTAAAAGGGAAGTGCTCGGGAAAAAATCCCGGTTTTTAAGAAGGCAGGGAATCATTCCGGCGCATCTCTTCGGACATAGTCTGGAATCACAGGCGCTCCAGTGCAACAGCGACGAGCTGATAAAAATACTGGCGCAGGCCGGGACGACACGCCTTATCAGCCTGAAAGTGGAAGGGGATAAGGACGCCCGGACGGTGTTCGTCAGGGAAATACAGCGGGACGCCCTGAGCCGCCAGCTCCTGCACGTTGATTTCTTCCAGGTCAGAAAGGGAGAAAAGATGACCATGGACATCCCCATCGTCCTGGTCGGCGAAGCCCCGGCGATGAAAGGCAAAGGCCGCATCATGTCCCGCGGTCTCAACGTATTGAGCATAGAATGTCTGCCGGAAAAAGTGCCGCCGCAGATTGAAGTCGATATAAGCGTACTAATAGAGCTGGACCAGTCGTTACACGTCAAGGACATCGTTCTCGACCCGGATATCACCGTTCACGACGACCCCGAGCAGCTCGTGGCCAAGGTATCCGAACTCACCGTCAAGGCTGAAGAAGAGAAACCGGCAGCGGCCGAGGCAGCGGCGGTGGCCGAGGGTGAAGAGGGGGCCGAGGCAGGCGCGGAGGGAGCGGCTGGCAAACCGGGAGCGGCCGGCAAACCGGGAGCGGAAGCCGCCACGGACAAGAAACCGGCGGAGAAAAAGGCGCCCGAGAAAAAAGAATAGCCGTTCCGGCCTGAAATCGCTGCGGGTTTGTGGTTTGACGATGATAATAGATTTCCACACGCATGTATTGCCGCCGCAGGTAAAAGAGAAACGCAGCGATTACGCGGCCGGGGACGCGGCTTTCCGCCAGATATACGCCGGGGAAAAAGTCAAAATAGCCGGCGCGCCGGAACTCATCGCCGGGATGGACCGGGATGAGGTGGATATCTCCGTCATCGTCAACTACGGCTGGAGCACGCCCGCCCTGTGCCTGGAGACCAACGACTATATCATGGAGAGCGTGGCGCGTTACCCCCGCCGCCTTATCGGCTTCGGTGCGGTAAGCTCTCTCACGGAAGATATTTCTCTCCGGGAAATAGAGCGCTGCGTGAACGGCGGGCTCAGGGGAATAGGGGAGCTGCGGCCGGACACCCAGGGGCTGGACTACGCCCGCAAGGACCTGCTCAAGCCTTTCTGCTATTTACTTTTAAAACACAAACTTATCGTTCTCACCCATGCCTCGGAGCCGGTGGGGCATATTTACCCCGGCAAGGGGAACGCCACGCCCGGCCTGCTGTATTCTTTTATCAACGGTCTTCCGGATGTGCCGGTGGTCTGCGCCCACTGGGGGGGCGGCCTGCCGTTTTACACCCTGATGCCGGAGGTGCGGGCGGCGCTGGAAAACGTGTATTACGATACGGCGATTTCGCCGTATCTGTATAGGCCGGAAATATACCGGCAGGTAAGCCAGTTGACCGGGGCGGACCGGATTATCTTCGGGAGCGATTTCCCGGTGATAGCCCAGAGCCGGGTCATCAATGAAATCAAAGCCGCCGATATCCCGGAAGACGCCAGGCAGGAAATCCTCTACGGCAATGCCGCCAGGCTGCTCGGAGTAAAGTCCATATGATGGAGCAGATACGCTCGTTCGTCGCCATCGAGCTGCCCCAGGACGTGAAGCGGGCGCTGGCCTCCCTGGAGGAAAAGCTGAAAGCCTCCGGCGGGGCGCCGGTAAAGTGGGTGGAGCCGGAAAGCATCCATTTGACGCTCAAGTTCCTGGGGGATATAGAAAGCGGCGCCGCCGGGGGCATAACCGCGGCGCTCAAGGAAGCCGCCCGCGGCACCCGCCCTTTCTCCATCGCCGTGAGCGGGCTGGGCGTGTTCCCGGATACGCGGCGCGTCCGGGTGGTCTGGGTGGGGCTGACCGGAGACCTGGATATTCTCGCCGGACTGCAAAAACGCGTCGAGGCGGCGCTGGTGCCGCTGGGCTTTCCCGCCGAGGGCCGCGCCTTTACCCCCCACCTCACCATCGCCCGGGTGCGGGACTACGCCGCGCCGGACGCCAGGCAGGCGCTGGGACAGCTTATAAGCAAAACATCGTTCGGGGCAAGCCATGAGATAAAAGTCAGCGGCTTTAGCCTGATGCGCAGCCAGCTCACCCGCGAAGGCCCGGTTTACACCCGGCTCAGTACCATCGGGTTACAATAAAGTCGGGTACCCCGGCCCCAATCTCCCCGCATAATCGTGTTTTCCTTCGTCTGAAAGTCCTTGAAATTTATTTTTTGTTTATGCCCCGCCGGGGCTTATTAATATCTTGTTTAGCATTCACCTCCTAAAATAACGGTGTACATTTGGTAAAGCACCAGGAGGCTTGGGAATGACAACGTCTAAAGAGAGTATATTACTGGTCGATGATGAGGAAGCCATCCGGTGCATATTATCCCGGGGCTTGAGTATACGCGGTTATATCTGTGACGAAGCGGAAAGCGGCGAACAGGCTCTAAACAAGCTGGACAGCAAACCTTCCGACCTCGTGATAATGGATATCAATATGCCGGGGAGGCCCGGCAATGAAGTGCTGCCGGATATCACCAGGCTTTTCCCGGAGACGGCGGTTATCATGGCCAGCGGCGTGAATGACGCCAGGGTAATCGCCAAATGCATCCAGGACGGCGCGCAGGACTACATCAACAAGCCGTTCAAGTTCGAGCAGATTTTAAAGAGCGTCACCGGCACGCTGGACAAGCGCAAGGTGGCGCTGGAAATCCAGCGCTATTTGCAGGAGTTGGGCAAAAAAGCGGATAAACAGGAAATAGAGCCGCGGCGCCTGTTCCTCAGCGCTATCCAGACGCTGGTAAATACGCTGGAAGCCTGTGATTCCTATACCAAAGACCATTCCCAGGCGGTGGCGGAAACCGCCGTGGCGCTGGGGATACAGATGAAACTCGGGTCGGAGGAGCTGGAAGACCTGCACTGGGCGGCCTTACTGCATGACGTGGGCAAAATAGCGGTAGACCCGGATATTCTCAACAAGCCCAGCGAGCTGACGTCCAGCGAGTACCGGCACATTATGACCCATGCCATCATCGGGCCGAACCTGGTGCGCCCTTTCGTGAATGACAGGGTAGTGGACATAATATCACACCACCACGATCACTTCGACGGCGGCGGGCTGGACCAGATTATACGCGGCAAGGAAATCCCGCTGGGCGCCAGGATTGTAGCCCTGGCCGACGCCTACCACGCCATGATTGCCGATCGGCCTTACCGCAAGGCGCTTACCCGGACGGACGCCATAGAAGAAATCCAGTGGTACAGCGGCACCCAGTTCGACCCAATATTAGCCAATGCCATGATTAACCTGATAAAGCAGCAGCAGATAAAAATAGGGGGTAGAGATTAGGGGGCAGGGAATAGGGGTTAGAGATTTTGGGGCAGGCAATATAGCCTGCCCTTTTTTTATTGGCCCGGCAATAGTGGAGAAAATAAGAGTTTTTGTATTACTTTATAGTGGCTAACCTCTCCCCCTGTGTCCCCCCGCCTGCCAAAGTCTTGTACCGCGGGCAGGCCTCTCCGCCGGCAGAGAGGGGGAATCATTTACCTGACAGGACAGCTACGGGGGATTCTCACGGTCGCTACGCTCCCTCAGAATGACACTATTATTATTTCAGCTCCGAGGTGCAGTTGGGGCAGCGCGTGGCTTTAATGGAGATGGCAGTGAAGCAATAGGGACACTCCTTTGTGGCGGGCGGCGCGGCTACGGCTTCCTCCCTGGGCGCGTGCAGGCGGGCAATGGGGCGTATCACGAAGAAAAAGATGACCGCCGCCACGATGAGGAAATTGATAATCGTGTTGATGAACTGCCCATAGTTGATGGTCACCGCGCCGGCTTCTTTAGCGGCGGCCAGGGACGCGTACGGGCCGGGGATCGCGCCATCCCGGATAACCGCCATCAGGTTGGAAAAATCAATATTGTGCAGCGCCAGGCCGATGGGCGGCATGACGATATCATTGACCAGTGAGGTCACGATAGCCCCGAAAGCCACCCCCACCACGATGCCAACCGCCAGATCCACCACGTTCCCCCTGGTGATAAAGGCCTTAAAATCTTTCAGCATTTTTCCCTCCTTCTTGTTTGCAGGCAACGTCGGAAAACAAGGCATTTAGAAATGATGTTGAGATATTATACCTCCCTTAACAAAAGTTAACAATTACCTCTATTTTCCCTCTGATTTTCTTAACAAACTTTTCAAACACGGCTGACTTTGTTATGATGTTACCGAGCCAGAATAATTCTTGAGGAGGACTTGATGAAAAAACTGCTAATGCTTGCGGTCATTGGGGTGCTGCTGGGCGGGATAATATTTACCTCCTGCAGCTCGGAGCCGACCAAGATAAAGGTCGTGACCGATGCTACCTACCCGCCCTTCGAGACCATCAACGACAACAAGGTTATCGAGGGCTTCGACATCGACGTGATGAACGCCATCGCGGAAAAAGCGAACCTGGAAATAGAGTTCGTTAACGTTGGCTGGGATCCGCTGCTGGCCGGCATGGCGCAGGGCACCTATGACATCGCCATCTCCTGCATCACCATCACCCCCGCCCGCGCCGAGGAAATGCTGTTTTCCGACCCCTACTACACCGCCGGGCAGATGGTAGTCGTGGCTAAAGACAACACCACCTTCACCAGCAAGGACAACCTGACCGGCAGCGTGGGCGCCCAGCTGGGCACCACCGGCGCCATGGAAGTGGAAAAGCTCTCCGGCGTCACGCTGAGAAACTACGATACAATCGCCCTGGCTTTCCAGGACCTGATGAATGGCCAGATTAACGGCGTTATCTGCGATGCGCCGGTTGCCGCCAACTGGGTCAGCCTGAACCCGGACAAGCTGAAGACTATCGGCGAGATGTTCACCACGGAAAGCTACGGTATCGCCCTGGCCAAGGGCCAGACGGACCTGCTGGCAAAAATCAACAAGGCGCTGGCTGCCGTCAAATCCGAAGGCCTGATAGACCAGTATGCCGCCAAATGGCTAGCCGGAGGGTAAACCAAGGTTGCCTTTAAAGGACCTGTTCAGGAATCCGGGCAGAGTGTTTTCCGGGAGGCCAACGCCTCGGCCAGCACCACCGCCGGAACCGGTGAAAATCGAGTTCATGCCGGGGTCGGAGCCTACCGCGAGCCTCGACCCCTGGTGGTGGCTGGTAGCAGGTGTTGTCGTTATTTTCGTCCTGCTGATAACACTCAAATCAGATCCCTACTGGGGTATGTTCAA containing:
- the thpR gene encoding RNA 2',3'-cyclic phosphodiesterase, encoding MMEQIRSFVAIELPQDVKRALASLEEKLKASGGAPVKWVEPESIHLTLKFLGDIESGAAGGITAALKEAARGTRPFSIAVSGLGVFPDTRRVRVVWVGLTGDLDILAGLQKRVEAALVPLGFPAEGRAFTPHLTIARVRDYAAPDARQALGQLISKTSFGASHEIKVSGFSLMRSQLTREGPVYTRLSTIGLQ
- a CDS encoding amidohydrolase family protein; the encoded protein is MIIDFHTHVLPPQVKEKRSDYAAGDAAFRQIYAGEKVKIAGAPELIAGMDRDEVDISVIVNYGWSTPALCLETNDYIMESVARYPRRLIGFGAVSSLTEDISLREIERCVNGGLRGIGELRPDTQGLDYARKDLLKPFCYLLLKHKLIVLTHASEPVGHIYPGKGNATPGLLYSFINGLPDVPVVCAHWGGGLPFYTLMPEVRAALENVYYDTAISPYLYRPEIYRQVSQLTGADRIIFGSDFPVIAQSRVINEIKAADIPEDARQEILYGNAARLLGVKSI
- a CDS encoding 50S ribosomal protein L25 gives rise to the protein MQELKIKATKREVLGKKSRFLRRQGIIPAHLFGHSLESQALQCNSDELIKILAQAGTTRLISLKVEGDKDARTVFVREIQRDALSRQLLHVDFFQVRKGEKMTMDIPIVLVGEAPAMKGKGRIMSRGLNVLSIECLPEKVPPQIEVDISVLIELDQSLHVKDIVLDPDITVHDDPEQLVAKVSELTVKAEEEKPAAAEAAAVAEGEEGAEAGAEGAAGKPGAAGKPGAEAATDKKPAEKKAPEKKE
- a CDS encoding HD domain-containing phosphohydrolase; the encoded protein is MTTSKESILLVDDEEAIRCILSRGLSIRGYICDEAESGEQALNKLDSKPSDLVIMDINMPGRPGNEVLPDITRLFPETAVIMASGVNDARVIAKCIQDGAQDYINKPFKFEQILKSVTGTLDKRKVALEIQRYLQELGKKADKQEIEPRRLFLSAIQTLVNTLEACDSYTKDHSQAVAETAVALGIQMKLGSEELEDLHWAALLHDVGKIAVDPDILNKPSELTSSEYRHIMTHAIIGPNLVRPFVNDRVVDIISHHHDHFDGGGLDQIIRGKEIPLGARIVALADAYHAMIADRPYRKALTRTDAIEEIQWYSGTQFDPILANAMINLIKQQQIKIGGRD
- the mscL gene encoding large conductance mechanosensitive channel protein MscL; the protein is MLKDFKAFITRGNVVDLAVGIVVGVAFGAIVTSLVNDIVMPPIGLALHNIDFSNLMAVIRDGAIPGPYASLAAAKEAGAVTINYGQFINTIINFLIVAAVIFFFVIRPIARLHAPREEAVAAPPATKECPYCFTAISIKATRCPNCTSELK
- a CDS encoding acetyl-CoA carboxylase biotin carboxylase subunit; this translates as MFKKILIANRGEITVRIIRTCRVMGIRTVAVYSDADKDSLHVRLADEAYPIGPAETMLSYLNAEKILEVAKTCKADAIHPGYGFLAENPEFAEMCEQRGMAFIGPPSQAMYKVKPKHAARNLMKLLNIPVVPGHDHILLNGTVEGYKQVQEAAAGIGYPIVVKPSGGGGGIGMTVAHDDKELARAVQSVEGRGRKLFGVSSFYLEKYLTNIKHIEFQVLADKYGNVIHLGERDCSIQRRFQKLIEEAPCSILSPHLRMKMGAAALDIALAMKYVNAMTVEFFYIPKTQDFYFNEVNTRLQVEHCVTELVTDVDIVKEQIKIAAGEQLSFTQDDISRKAWSIECRITAENVAQNFLPSPGQITRLYLPHGPGLRIDEGIYQGYTVPFYYDPLLCKVMTFGKSREEAIQRMRCALDEIIVEGIQTNLPFHRVALEDKTFTSGEYTTNFIEKQDIVARVRKLARKDKAG
- a CDS encoding basic amino acid ABC transporter substrate-binding protein yields the protein MKKLLMLAVIGVLLGGIIFTSCSSEPTKIKVVTDATYPPFETINDNKVIEGFDIDVMNAIAEKANLEIEFVNVGWDPLLAGMAQGTYDIAISCITITPARAEEMLFSDPYYTAGQMVVVAKDNTTFTSKDNLTGSVGAQLGTTGAMEVEKLSGVTLRNYDTIALAFQDLMNGQINGVICDAPVAANWVSLNPDKLKTIGEMFTTESYGIALAKGQTDLLAKINKALAAVKSEGLIDQYAAKWLAGG
- a CDS encoding methyltransferase encodes the protein METDRFAIPPLSPARVIGLRESAFAADLFITAVSYLDFFNRLSERPLDLGGICRAFNIKERPADVMLTLFKAYGLLKTKDRKFYLTDTAESYLTHESGFDLTSYVSSLKDRPVCLDIEKVLRTGKPANWAAAKTGKDWAASMADDAFAAGFTAGMNSRGAYLAGGVMKAIDLTDYKKLLDIGGASGIYAAALVTAYPRLKAAVFEKPPVDGVARYSLKKLGLDKKIGVAAGDVFKDRLPGGYDVHFISHVLHDWDLPEVRTILKNSYENLSPGGIIILHDAHINKARTGPLSVAEYSVLLMVLSEGKCYSFGEMRELLEEAGFSDVGYKRTILNRSIVIGRK